The sequence TATCAAGTCTTCCCAAAAAGACTGCTTCTGAGACTGGAAAGTGTAGAAAAATTGTTCCGGACCATGTATGTTCCACCAATCAGATATCGGTATAACAAGTGTTGAGAGATAATAGGCATGTAAATGGACTAAAATCCGGGGTCACTGAAGTCCGATGTATTCCGGTTGTCAGCATAAGATGGAAGCAGCTGTAGATGAAATGTAGCAGCAGACGGAGCAACCAGGCGGAGAGACAGCAATCCGTGCTGAACGCCGTACAAAGCGGCGTGCGTCTCAGAGTGAACCGCAGACAAGGGaccgtcgcaccggaagtgacgtggcttACAGAAGGGAACCAATAGGATGACGCGTTTCACAGCTCAGCTGTTTCTTCAGATCTTTAGAGCTGTGATCCTATTGGTCCCCTTCTGTaagccacgtcacttccggtgcgacagTCCCTTGTCTGCGGTTCACCCTGAGACGCACGCCGCAAAATCACATAATATAACATGATTTTGCATTGCGAccactaggggcacgcgcgccccctgctcgcccctggtgctgatgcgagtgcccgccgggcgcgatcaccgccgggcacccacgatcgctcgtgacagggcgagaaacgggagctgtgtgtgtaaacacacagctcccggttctttcagggggagaaatgactgatcgtatgttcatacaatgtatgaacagccatctgtcatttcccctagtcagtcccacccccccttcagttagaacacaatgagggaacataattaacaccttgatcgccccctagtgttaaccccttccctgccagtgacatttttacagttatcaatgcattttcatagcactgatcgctataaaaatgccaatggtcccaaaaatgtgtcaaaagtgtccaatgtgtccgccataaggtcgcagtaccgatcaaattcgcagatcgccgccattactagtaaaaaaatattaataaaaaatattaataaaaatgccataaaactatccccctttttgtagatgctataacttgcgcaaaccaatcaataaacgcgtattgcgattttttttacgaaaaatatgtagaataagcatcggcctaaactgagaaaaaaaatgtttttttatttatttttggggatatttattatagcaaaaagtaaaaaatatttatttttgtttatagcgcaaaaaattaaaaccgcagagatgatcaaataccaccaaatgaaagctctatttgtggaaaaaaaaaaaaaaaaaaggacgcaaattttgtttgggagccacgtcgcacgatcgcgcaattgtcagtcaaagcgacagtgccgaatcgcaaaaagtggcacggtcattgaccagcaaaatggtccggggctgaagtggttaaaggctgtgTTTAAATCTGTTTAAATCTGagaatatcgtttttttttgttacaactgCAGCCTCAACTTggctataaaaaaatgtatccccATGTCCTTCAGTCTGATTTTCTCCAGTGATGTCCAGTCCTCACAGTGATAAATTTTAGGAGCTATGCAGAAGTGGATCCTGCAGAGCGTGTTGCATTCTGTGAAAATATCAGAAAGACTTTTGTCAATGAAGAGGACTTTGACATGTTCTTCTTTAACATTAAACCCAAAGCCATTATCCACAGCGCAGTAAGTTCACCACTCTGAAGAGGACCAAGCATCACTGCAGAGGTTTCTACAACCTGCAGCATACTTCATTACAGGCAAATGGTGACtgctttttacaaaaaaacaaataaaaagattttaaaaCATAACAGGTAATTTTAGGTTTAAAAATGCATTCTGCAATCAAATGTTTGCATTTGTTCTTACCTGCATCCCTACTATTTACTATGATACTTCGCTGGAAAGAATGTCTGATGCATTTACATTGAATATATTCTGTAGGTATAAAATAGTAAGCTCAATGTGGTTTAGCAGTTGTAGCTGATGTCACTGGAGCATTTGCGCTGGTTAATTGGATGCATTAAtgttcatcagtgctgcctgtgatGTGAGGCCTTTATTAGTTTCTTGCTCGCTTGGTTCTTCTGTGTGCTCACTTCCTCCATTTAACAGTTATTGGTCTTGACATCTAAATTCTTGGATTTGAACAATGTATTCACAATTCATTTTTCTGATTCAGAGTGAACATGAGTGGCTTAATCCTCTTATGAGAATTAATTGCGTGTTTTAGTGCTCACCTCTGACCCTTTTGCAGTTCCTTCTGGGGCAGGTTTCTTCCTAGAGTATAAGTGTTGATTACTGAACATTTAACTATAAAAGTAAAGAttctgttaataaaaaaaaaaagaaaagaaaagaagcagAAGGTTCTTTGTTATTCAGGTAACAGAAGCCTTAATGTTTGGAATTGAGATCTACTGTGTCAGGAaattgaaaatttgaaatttgcagCCAATAGAACAAAACACACTATTTATGGCAGCAACTTTCTAGACATGTAAAATTATTCTGGATCCCTACCATTGGATTTCTAAAATGATCAacaactataaaaataaaaaggtagaaTAGTATACCTCATTGCCAAATGTTTTTATATGCAAGTTTTTTTCACAGTTGTCAAATATAGttttaaaaatatgtataatagaTATTTatctaaaatattttcaaataataaatataaaggaACACTGATGCATTCTTAGATCTTGGACATTTAAATGAGGTCCTATACAATACATAGCATATACATGTCatatttaataacaaaaaaaacacactaaattaTTAGGGGAAGGGATGCAAATTCTATTCACCACCCTATATTTCATGTACAAGGAGCTTCTTTTTTGGTGCACACACTTTAAGTATTATGGTGCATAGTCTTGTGGTTCCCTACTGTCCTTAAGAAAAAAATAGGAGACCCAGTTTGAGTTGGAAGCCTACATTGTGTCGTGTGTTCTGGGTAAGACCAGATTGAGGCCGGCTGGTAGATTTTCCTGATCCACACTCTCGCTGCAGGAGCTAAACGAAATATGACTGGCTTTTCATATGAATTCTAATTGTTTTGTAGTTATTCTTTCTAGATATTAATCCAAAATACAAGTCTATAAACATGTCATCTTTTGCCATGTCATGTCTTACAAAAAGTTAATCTTGCACATTAAAAAGTCAGGCCATTCCAGAGCCTCAAATGGACAAACTTCAGCTTGTGTAAAAGCACTGTGTACAGCAAGTTATTACAAAGCATTcggggaactttttttttaaataactcagTTTAAACGCAAGCGATATCGTCTTAAAAAATGTCAACAACGTTTTTAAGAAGCATCCCCCATATTTAACTCATCGCCCCCTGCTATTACTTGCAATTACCTGCTGTCAAAATTCATTTGTcttattttgtatttgtattgCATAGCAGGTGTGACCTTCACACACAATAGACTTATGTGGACACTGCTCTCCTGGCCAGCTGATGTAAGGAACTGCCTTAGCCTATGCAAACAACGCCCCAATGAGTTTTTCCCTGCCCACTagggcttagtcatagaggtGGGAGCCAGAATCATAATGGAAGTATTGAAAGCATCATGAGCCgtgaaaaagcttaaaaaatctaTGGAAATTGAAGGCAAATAcgcaaatataaacaaaaaaaatcaaaatcattaacacaattttttttttataaaattgagAATAAAAAAAGATAACATAAAGATGGGTAAAGTGTGAAATAGAAAAGTGTTTGAAAAAAGTGTATAGATTTGATGTATTACTCGACAAGCTaatgaataaaatatatacagtatgtttacacacaaatatctatctatctatatatagattgatgtatatatgtgtgtatgtgtgtgtgtgaaaaagcacataaataaaaatagtgcacttttagtgcattttgcagaaaaacacactacagtccattaaacatggtttcctatggcagtgtttctcaaccttttatgGTCAAGTACCCCTgcaggtctaaaaaaaaaaaaaaatcctaagtaCCCCTGTCTCAAGAATTTCTATTGTTTGGATGTAATTGTTTGGATGACAGGCATCACGATagccactgatgaggctgcactgataggcactgttaGGTGGTATTGATAGAAGGCAcagatagggggcactgatgaacactgtttGGCGGCAATGATTGACAccgttaggtggcactgatggacacttttaGGTGGCTCTGATTGACACGgtttggtggcactgataggcaacactgatgtacACTGTTTGGTGGCAATCATggacactgaaaggtggcactggacAGATACTGCTAGGCAACACTGATTaacactgttaggtggcactgatgtacactgTTTGACACTGctcagtggcactgatggacactgttagGAGGCACTGACAGGATTGTTAGGTGGTACTgctaggcaacactgatggacactgttggaCAGCACTGATAACTGGGCATGCTGTGATGTGTAGTTCCTGAGCAGACACAGGGAGGTCTCACCTTTtcattcctgtctgcagtgtgctggcTATGTGCAGGATTGCACAGTGGAGAAGAGATCGGGTAGCCACAGCAGTCACCATCTGGACATGTTCTTCACAAGGCAGGAGATCCGAGACATGCTggtgagggggaggagccaggcggACATGGGGCCGCCACAGAACCTGATTAGCCAGCCCTAGCTGGGAAAACATCACGCGGCCAGCACAATTATAAATAGCAAAAGCTTGGGCAGCTGCCGCTGGCCTGACACCCGCCCCGCCCATACATGAGGTGGACTGCTTCCCCGGCTACAACAAGCAGCCAGGGACTGTAGACTCGGGAGACAGAGCAGTGAGAGCACTGTACGTACCCCCTGCCATTGGTGCACGTACCCCCAGGGGTAAGCGTACCACGGGTTGAGAATCCCggtcctatgggacacgttctcaTCTATGCATTTTTCAGCCACTGCATTTCCGGAATGGGCCCCCCATTAAATCCATACCACGCACTTCAGGTCTTGTACAGATTTTAAgtagaaccccatgccaaaatgtagaaaaaaattgtgtggggtctccccccccccaaatccataccagacccttatccaagcatgcagccctgcaggccaggaaaggggtgaCGAGCATgtgccccctctcctgaactctaccaggccacatgccctcaacatgggggggtgctttgaggcagggggATCTTTCCCctcctcaaagcaccttgtccccatgttgatgaggacaaaggcctcttccccacaaccctggctgatggttgtgggggtctgtgggtggggggcttatcggaatctgggtgcCCCTTTTAACATGGGGGCCACCCTaagtaaatgagtatggggtacatttttTCAACAAAAGACAGTttctgacaattcctttattaaccaacttgcttactgggcacatatacccccttcctgcccaggcgaaatttcagcttccggcactgcgtcactttaactgacaattgcgcggtcgtgcgacgtggctccaaaacaaaattgacgtcctttttttcccacaaatagagctttcttttggtggtatttgatcacctctgctgttataattttttgtgctataaacaaaaaaagagcgtcaattttaaaaaaaaacacaatatttttacctttttgctataaaaaatatgccatttaaaaaaaaaaaaaatctaagtttaggccgatacgtattcttctacacatttttggaaaaaattaaaaaataaatcgtaataagcgtatagtgactggtttgcacaaaatttagagcgcctacaaaataggggacataatgattttttttaattatttttttttactagtaatggcggcgatctgcgatttttattgggactgcgacataatggcagacacatcggacacatgtgactggcagggaaggggttaacacgaggggcgaggaaggggttaaatgtgttccctgctagtgattttaactgtggggggggggaggggactgactgggggaggtgaccgatctgtgtccctatgtacaagggacatagcATAAGTCTCACATTTACAACAAATTTTGACCAACTGTCTTATTTCATAGTTGTTGTTTGAACATGACCGAATAGTATGAGAATCTCATGGCAGCAGCTCGAGCACTGGGTAGCATGTACATttaagttaaaacatttttttatatacattttatttctgtTTAACCTCTTATTAATCGAAAGTAAaactgtaactaaaggcaaaacttttttttttagttttggatagagtggagagagattaaAACCCTTGTCAGTTTTTGTTGCTGGCTGTGCCCCCGtttgggagatttaccctctctatttgtcctgtttatgtttttttattttcattattttatgtcgcaacaagaaaaaaaaatttcatttgcaaataagtccatcaagttcaatcaataaataaagtaaaacaattacaatcccatatacacaaacctACACCCACAGTTGGTCCAGAAGAAGCCAAAAAACCCCAacaaagcatgctccaatttgctacagcaggagaaaaaaagtccttcctgatcccctgagaggcaatctgatttttcctgaatcaactttacctataaatgttagtacccacgTATATTGtgtgcatttaggaaagaatccatgcctttttaaaagcaatcgactgagcttgccagaaccacctctggagggagtctattccacagctcttactgtaaagaaacctttccgtatttcctctagacataaagagtgccccctagtGCTCTGTGattaccttaaagtgaataactcaacacgaTATGGACTACTTATGTatctgtacatgttgatcatatccctctttaatctcctcttctcaagagggaatagattcagttcctctaatctttcctcatagctgagctcctccatgcctcttatcagtttggttgcccttctctgcactttctccagttccccaatatcctttttgagaactagtgcccaaaactgaactgcatattccagatggtcttactaatgatttatacaggggcaaaattatctctctctctctctggagtccatacctctcaatacaaggaaggactttgctcgctttggaaaccgcagcttggcattgcatgccattattgagcttatgatctaccaaaacccctagatccttctccaccattgattcacccagttgtactcccccatgTATGTATAatacatgcatattcttagcccaagtgcaaaactttacatttatcaacattaaacatcatttgccacttagttgcccaattagagagcattgaggttggcttgtaaattggagacatcctgtaaggaggtTATGCCACggcatagcttagtgtcatctgccaagacagaaatgttacttttaatcccagaccctatatcatttataacgATTTTCAAAAGTAAGGgtcctaacactgaaccttgggataCACCACTGATACCATGAACAACattttagtgtcattttaaaCTAGTCAAATTATAGAATAAAATGTATTACTTTGCTATCATAAGTAATGACACGGTTGATGTCAATAAACAGGCCCAtagtgtaaatataaaaaatttttgatccaaaaggcccctttcagacggggcAGGCTCCGTCAAGTGGATCGGCCTGCTCAGTGcgggatctgtctgctgatccccactgagcaggtggatgaaagGTCTGTGTTTGCTCCACTATGCAGACTGGACACGGACACAGTCCACTCTTCTCTATGGGGCAGAtgcccatcagtctgtttttagcagaccaGATCAGATGCCGGTGGTTGTCAGCGGACACATGCCcaacatctgccgctccatagataGCAATGGATGGTCCGTCAGTGTTATgaatgctgaagtggttaaacaagccaACAAACCTTTAAGAAGGCTTCCGGGAACCTTCAGCGTCACTAGAACCCTGCCTGCAGTTTGTATAAAAAGAGATCCTGCACTACCATAATGATCTGAGAGTTGCTCTAAAAGATTCTGTAAAGCTGCAGAAATCTTGCCATAGCCTTTTAAAAGCCTTCTGTACAAGATGAAGTCTGCATATACAAGGCCTAAAAAtgtgttaggtgtgggtagatgGCAACTGGTTGAATTTTGCAACAACTTCTTATAACTTGGGAACTCTGAGGCAATCCATATTCTGGCCGGCTTCCATGGCAACTGCTAGAGTCTCATCCTCTCTGTTGGAGCATTTATTTTATGTACGCTAGTAAGGCACAATTGCAATATGTAATAGGGCTGGCAAAACTCTTGCATTTTATGAAGGTGAACAGATGACTTTTCTAATCAAAACTGAAACCATATCTTAAAGAATGGGTCATGTTATGAGTTGTTGTAGAGAAAATAGActgagtggggttgatttactagaactgaagtttgcaaatctggtgcagctctgcctagaaaccaatcagcttccagttttttttgtcaaggtcaaagcttaattgaacaagatgaagcctgattggctaccatgcacagctgcaaccGATTTTttaggttttagtaaatcaaccccattgtatcATTTATTTGATATATCCTACCATATCTTGAATGGATTAATGATGCATATACCTAAATTCATTTTCCCACAGGAAGTCATGCATACCATCTTTGTATATGGAACTCTGAAAAAAGGACAGCCAAACTACCACGTTATGACAGATTCTAAGCTTGGAAAAGTATTATTTAAAGGCAGTGGACGCACTGTGGACAAATATCCATTGGTCATTGCAGGGCAAGATAACATTCCATTTCTCTTAGAAGTCCCAAGAACAGGTCATCATATTGCTGGAGAAATCTATTCAGTTGATGACCAGATGCTACAATTCCTGGATGAATTTGAAGGCTGCCCAGACATGTACCAACGCACTATTAAGAGCATTGAAATATTGGATTGGGAAGGTAAAGATGACTCACCTGAGGAGAGACCAGCTGCTAGCACCATAGAGTGTTTTGTCTACAGCACAACGAGCTACAAGCCAGAGTGGCTTAGTCTAACTTACCATGACTGTTATGATTCCTATGGGGCACATGTACTGCGTTACATTGATCGTCAGGACAGATAATAAATGTGACCTTATACACAAAGGAAATATTACCTCTTAATACACTGCGATTAAAAGATATTCTGATTAAATTATACACACATTCGTATTTAAGATACACATGTTACTGCTATGTTAGTAATTTGGCTTCAACTATCTTCATAAATTGATCCGATGTTTGTGTACCCGTGCTTAGGTAAGAGAAAAGTGTCTATGAATTAACAATAAAGGGCTAAAAACTGGTGCATGGGCTGCTGCTGGGAAAGAGGTGCGTGGGCCCTTGCAAATCCCCAGCGCTGTCCCTTtgaattatacatatatatatatatatatctatatatatctatattacacatacacacgATAAATCATAAAAGTTCATAAAGCTCAAAACGTGTAAAATGTCACAGTCCTCCCAACAAAGTGCAATAGTGCTTTCTTCAAAGTGCAAACAGTGCTCCAAATCTTATGTGCAATAAGTTGCTGTGCTCCCCCTTTTGACATCAAGTCCGGCTTTTGGAATGCACGCTGCGCTGCTGGTTCCAAACACCCATGCTTGTTTGCACAGTGAATTTGTGAGTGAAAAATGTGTATGTTTTTAAACAATAAAATGGAATCACACTATGAATATGTTTCTACCCTTTTTATGTGAGCATTAACCTGCTATCCTATTGAGAGAAGTAGAGGAGCTGGAGAAATGACATCTGAGTAGCCACCTATGACTGGCGCATTTACATTCATAATTTATGGAGGAGTTGGAGAGACAAAATCCGAGCATTCATCTATGACAAGCGTATTTACATTCATTATTTGGTGAATGAGGACACAAAAGGGGAGCACGGCACCTTATTGCACATAAGATCTGGAGCACTGTTTCCACTTTGAAGAAAATACTATTGTGCCTTGTTGGGAGGactgtgataacattttgcatGA comes from Rana temporaria chromosome 2, aRanTem1.1, whole genome shotgun sequence and encodes:
- the GGACT gene encoding gamma-glutamylaminecyclotransferase, encoding MHTIFVYGTLKKGQPNYHVMTDSKLGKVLFKGSGRTVDKYPLVIAGQDNIPFLLEVPRTGHHIAGEIYSVDDQMLQFLDEFEGCPDMYQRTIKSIEILDWEGKDDSPEERPAASTIECFVYSTTSYKPEWLSLTYHDCYDSYGAHVLRYIDRQDR